From a single Pelodiscus sinensis isolate JC-2024 chromosome 4, ASM4963464v1, whole genome shotgun sequence genomic region:
- the LOC102447570 gene encoding proto-oncogene Mas-like, with protein sequence MAELSRETLPPTASGWDYEYEHNDTECPEFDAPEVTFISITVIISVLGLVGNGIVLWFLGFHMKRNPFTIYVLNLAVADTGFLLYSLAYLAAYMVEYLFCDNTDFHYILFLITMLCLWTYSTSLYLLTAISTERCVSVLYPIWHRCRRPKHLSAIMSALLWALSSLLCWFMGIFCLVLSESCINSLLYVFVLNVLIFTPVMVLSSLILSIKVQRSSQRRPPGKLYVVILLTVLFFLLFTLPQSVDLLLTYMDIHEPTDMFHALACASSSINPFIYFLVGSYRKRRFRGSLKLALRRVFEEQADCGEDRNTPSRDPVETIV encoded by the coding sequence ATGGCCGAACTGAGCAGAGAGACCCTGCCACCAACAGCCTCTGGCTGGGATTACGAGTATGAACATAACGACACTGAATGCCCAGAGTTTGATGCCCCTGAAGTGACCTTTATCAGCATCACTGTGATCATCAGCGTTTTGGGGCTGGTGGGGAACGGGATCGTCCTCTGGTTCCTGGGCTTCCACATGAAGAGGAACCCCTTCACCATCTACGTCCTCAACCTGGCCGTCGCCGACACTGGCTTCCTCCTCTACTCGCTTGCCTATCTTGCCGCCTACATGGTGGAATATCTGTTTTGTGACAATACTGACTTTCATTACATATTATTTCTGATTACAATGCTGTGTCTGTGGACGTACAGCACCAGCCTGTACCTCCTGACGGCCATCAGCACCGAGAGGTGCGTGTCCGTCCTCTACCCCATCTGGCACCGCTGCCGCCGGCCAAAGCACTTGTCTGCCATCatgtctgccctgctctgggctctCTCCAGCTTGCTTTGCTGGTTTATGGGCATTTTTTGTCTAGTTCTCAGTGAAAGCTGTATCAATTCCCTCCTGTACGTCTTTGTTCTGAATGTCCTGATATTCACCCCCGTCATGGTTCTGTCCAGTCTGATCCTCTCCATCAAGGTGCAACGAAGCTCCCAGCGGCGCCCGCCTGGCAAGCTCTATGTTGTCATCCTGCTCAccgtcctcttcttcctcctcttcactcTCCCTCAGAGCGTTGACCTTCTCCTCACCTACATGGACATACATGAGCCCACTGACATGTTTCATGCGCTGGCGTGTGCAAGCAGCAGCATCAACCCATTCATTTACTTTCTCGTCGGGAGCTACAGGAAGCGGCGATTCCGTGGCTCTCTCAAACTTGCACTTCGGAGGGTATTTGAAGAGCAGGCAGATTGTGGAGAAGACAGAAACACCCCCAGCAGAGACCCAGTGGAGACGATTGTTTAA
- the LOC102450657 gene encoding mas-related G-protein coupled receptor member H-like, which yields MAELSRETLPPTASGWDYEYEHNDTECRESDAPEVTFLSITLIICLLGLVGNGIVIWFLGFRMKRNPFTVYVLNLAIADTGFLLFTLAYLAAYTVQYLFCDILSLFAVLCLWMYSTSLYLLTAISTERCVSVLYPIWHRCHRPRHLSATVSALLWALSSLLCCSVGIFCLVLVSEICFTSFLYIFVLNVLIFSPAMVLSSLILFIKVQRSSQRRPPGKLYVVILLTVLFFLLFTLPESVDLLLTYLRLPALTELLHALTCASSSINPVIYYLVGSYRKRRFRGSLKLALQRVFEEQADSGEDRNAPSTDPKEMAV from the coding sequence ATGGCCGAACTGAGCAGAGAGACCCTGCCACCAACAGCCTCTGGCTGGGATTACGAATATGAACATAACGACACTGAATGCCGAGAGTCTGATGCCCCTGAAGTGACCTTTCTCAGCATCACTCTGATCATCTGCCTGTTGGGGCTGGTGGGGAACGGGATCGTCATCTGGTTCCTGGGCTTCCGCATGAAGAGGAACCCCTTCACCGTCTACGTCCTCAACCTGGCCATCGCCGACACTGGCTTCCTCCTCTTCACACTTGCCTATCTTGCCGCTTACACGGTTCAATATCTGTTTTGTGACATATTATCCCTGTTTGCAGTGCTGTGTCTGTGGATGTACAGCACCAGCCTGTACCTCCTGACGGCCATCAGCACCGAGAGGTGCGTGTCCGTCCTCTACCCCATCTGGCACCGATGCCACCGGCCAAGGCACttgtctgccaccgtgtctgccctgctctgggctctCTCCAGCCTGCTTTGCTGTTCTGTGGGCATTTTTTGTCTAGTTCTCGTCAGTGAAATTTGTTTCACTTCCTTCCTGTACATCTTTGTTCTGAATGTCCTGATATTCTCCCCTGCCATGGTTCTGTCCAGTCTGATCCTCTTCATCAAGGTGCAACGAAGCTCCCAGCGGCGCCCGCCCGGCAAACTCTATGTTGTCATCCTGCTCActgtcctcttcttcctcctcttcactcTCCCTGAGAGTGTCGACCTTCTCCTCACCTACCTGCGCTTACCTGCACTTACTGAGTTGTTACATGCGCTGACCTGTGCAAGCAGCAGCATCAACCCAGTCATTTACTATCTAGTCGGGAGCTACAGGAAGCGGCGATTCCGTGGCTCTCTCAAACTCGCACTCCAGAGGGTTTTTGAAGAGCAGGCAGATTCCGGAGAAGACAGAAACGCCCCCAGCACAGACCCAAAGGAGATGGCTGTTTAA